One Edaphobacter lichenicola DNA window includes the following coding sequences:
- a CDS encoding LIC_13387 family protein: protein MAAKILMVLSAGISFTLGVVHLVYTFWGPLLTPRDPALQISMSQIAPVLTKETTMWRCWVGFNVSHSMGLILFGLVFGFLALAHGQLLFHSPFLLVVGLAMLGGFVVLCKVYFFSAPLRGIIISLACYVASIALSRASIMRS from the coding sequence TTGGCCGCAAAGATTCTCATGGTTCTTAGTGCTGGCATTAGCTTTACGCTCGGAGTCGTCCACCTCGTTTATACGTTCTGGGGGCCATTGCTCACGCCTCGTGACCCAGCACTGCAAATCAGCATGAGCCAGATTGCACCTGTCCTTACGAAGGAAACAACAATGTGGCGGTGTTGGGTGGGCTTCAATGTCAGCCACAGCATGGGGCTTATTTTGTTCGGCTTGGTCTTTGGTTTTCTTGCATTGGCTCATGGCCAACTTCTCTTTCATTCTCCGTTCCTGCTCGTTGTCGGGTTAGCAATGCTTGGTGGTTTTGTTGTGCTCTGCAAGGTTTATTTTTTCAGCGCGCCTCTCAGAGGCATCATCATTTCTTTGGCCTGCTATGTCGCCAGCATTGCGCTATCGCGGGCCTCAATCATGCGCTCCTGA
- a CDS encoding tetratricopeptide repeat protein: MLYRTISAVPTYLFCALVLASGSINAQLPAGAIDTTAAPKTAPIDPARAQANEALDKQDYPTALKLLTNLTEKSPTDAHLLYDLAFTQDALDQTTAAEATYRRAIAADPTYFDPHLALGLLLARGGRLTDAHAELLKATTLTTDNPALKARAFRALARIDQTANPAAASDELLSAIKITPETPDDILLSGELAEASGDYTAAELAYRRLLAVDPQNHDATAALTHLLLRQQRPDQAESLLTAALAKDPDNPTLNAQLASLYEQQGKTTQAIPLAAKLHAAHPEDAAITRLLARLYSRNQQYDQAAPLYNGLLTRSTQDPTLLDDSADVQIHLKNFAEAEALLKRALAQPNAFPSKDDLAQAASHLAFAASANNDPTTTLQALSIRDKVLPQSPSSLFLAATAHDKLHHTKQATDLYKQFLSVANGQFPDEEWEARHRLLTLDHLK; encoded by the coding sequence TTGCTCTATCGAACTATCTCCGCTGTTCCGACATATTTATTTTGCGCCCTCGTGCTCGCCTCCGGGTCCATCAACGCACAGCTCCCGGCAGGCGCCATCGACACCACCGCCGCTCCCAAAACCGCACCGATCGACCCCGCCCGCGCCCAGGCCAACGAAGCCCTCGACAAGCAGGACTATCCCACCGCCCTCAAGCTCCTCACCAACCTCACTGAAAAATCCCCCACCGACGCCCACCTCCTCTACGACCTCGCCTTCACCCAGGACGCACTCGACCAGACCACCGCCGCCGAAGCCACCTACCGCCGCGCCATCGCCGCCGACCCCACCTACTTCGACCCCCATCTCGCCCTCGGCCTCCTCCTCGCCCGCGGCGGCCGCCTCACCGACGCCCACGCCGAACTCCTCAAAGCCACCACCCTCACCACCGACAACCCAGCCCTGAAAGCCCGCGCCTTCCGAGCCCTCGCCCGCATCGACCAGACCGCCAACCCCGCCGCCGCCAGCGACGAACTCCTCTCCGCCATCAAGATCACCCCCGAGACCCCCGATGACATCCTCCTCTCCGGCGAACTCGCCGAAGCCTCCGGCGACTACACAGCCGCCGAGCTCGCCTACCGCCGTCTCCTGGCAGTCGACCCCCAGAATCACGACGCCACCGCCGCCCTCACCCATCTCCTCCTGCGCCAACAGCGGCCCGACCAGGCCGAATCCCTCCTCACCGCCGCCCTCGCCAAAGACCCCGACAACCCTACCCTCAACGCCCAGCTCGCCAGCCTCTACGAGCAGCAGGGCAAGACCACCCAGGCCATCCCCCTCGCCGCCAAACTCCACGCCGCCCACCCAGAAGACGCCGCCATCACCCGTCTCCTCGCCCGTCTCTACAGCCGAAACCAGCAGTACGACCAGGCCGCCCCCCTCTACAACGGCCTCCTCACCAGATCCACGCAGGACCCGACCCTCCTCGACGACAGCGCCGACGTCCAGATCCACCTCAAAAACTTCGCCGAAGCCGAGGCCCTCCTCAAGCGCGCCCTCGCCCAGCCGAACGCCTTCCCCAGCAAAGACGACCTCGCCCAGGCCGCCAGCCATCTCGCCTTCGCAGCGTCCGCAAACAACGACCCCACAACAACCTTGCAAGCATTATCTATTCGTGATAAAGTGCTGCCACAGTCGCCGTCATCTCTGTTCCTCGCGGCAACTGCGCACGACAAACTGCACCACACCAAACAGGCGACCGACCTGTACAAACAGTTCCTCTCCGTGGCAAACGGCCAGTTTCCGGACGAGGAGTGGGAGGCCCGCCACCGTCTCCTCACCCTCGATCACCTGAAGTAG
- a CDS encoding dihydrofolate reductase family protein, which translates to MARLVYGLNQSLDGYVDHQAFRPSPAVFRVFIEHTRDLTGMVYGRRMFEIMRYWDEDRPDWDAEEHEFAAVWRSCPKWVVSRTLKSVGPNATLVEDDVEAVIRGLKAQPVGEIAVAGPDLAGSLTDLGLIDEYRLYLHPVVLGRGKPYFSGPRPPLRLVASDRIGEDVIRLTYVPA; encoded by the coding sequence ATGGCAAGGCTCGTGTATGGATTGAACCAGTCCTTGGATGGCTACGTCGACCATCAGGCATTTAGGCCAAGCCCGGCGGTCTTTCGTGTCTTCATAGAGCATACGCGCGACCTGACGGGCATGGTATACGGTCGCCGCATGTTCGAGATAATGCGTTATTGGGACGAAGACCGTCCGGACTGGGACGCGGAGGAACACGAGTTCGCGGCGGTGTGGCGGAGCTGTCCGAAGTGGGTTGTGTCGCGCACGTTAAAATCGGTCGGACCCAACGCCACACTTGTCGAGGATGACGTCGAGGCGGTGATACGTGGGCTGAAGGCACAGCCAGTTGGGGAGATTGCAGTTGCCGGACCAGACCTGGCAGGAAGCTTAACTGACCTTGGTCTTATTGATGAGTATCGACTCTACCTCCACCCCGTCGTGCTTGGTCGCGGCAAGCCATACTTCTCCGGTCCCCGGCCGCCGCTCCGTCTTGTTGCCAGCGATCGAATTGGCGAGGACGTGATTAGGTTGACGTACGTTCCCGCCTAA
- the aqpZ gene encoding aquaporin Z gives MDLSKRAAAEFFGTFWLVFGGCGSAVLAAAFPNLGIGFVGVALAFGLTVLTMAFAIGHVSGCHLNPAVSIGLVVGKRFSPSELLPYIVAQVLGAIAGSGVLYLIASGKPGFSLAAGFASNGYADHSPGGYSLLACFVAEVVLTAFFLLVILGATDERAPKGFAPIAIGLCLTLIHLISIPVTNTSVNPARSTGPAIFVGGWALSQLWLFWVAPILGAILGGLVSTAFFAAPQPPLREEMARDKP, from the coding sequence ATGGATCTCTCCAAACGAGCAGCAGCGGAGTTCTTCGGCACCTTCTGGCTTGTCTTCGGCGGCTGCGGCAGCGCCGTCCTCGCTGCGGCCTTCCCCAATCTGGGAATCGGCTTCGTCGGAGTAGCTCTGGCCTTCGGTCTCACCGTCCTCACCATGGCCTTCGCCATCGGCCACGTCTCCGGCTGCCACCTGAACCCCGCAGTCTCCATCGGCCTGGTCGTCGGCAAACGCTTCTCCCCCTCCGAGCTTCTGCCGTACATCGTCGCGCAGGTCCTCGGAGCCATCGCCGGCTCCGGCGTCCTCTACCTCATCGCCAGCGGCAAGCCCGGCTTCTCCCTCGCCGCCGGCTTCGCCTCCAACGGCTACGCCGACCACTCCCCCGGCGGCTACTCTCTCCTCGCCTGCTTCGTAGCCGAGGTCGTCCTCACCGCCTTCTTCTTGCTCGTCATCCTCGGTGCCACCGACGAGCGCGCCCCCAAAGGCTTCGCCCCCATCGCCATCGGCCTCTGCCTCACGCTGATCCACCTCATCAGCATCCCCGTCACCAACACCTCGGTCAACCCCGCCCGCAGCACCGGGCCAGCCATCTTCGTAGGAGGCTGGGCACTCAGCCAGCTATGGCTCTTCTGGGTAGCGCCAATCCTGGGAGCAATCCTCGGCGGCCTTGTCTCCACGGCCTTCTTCGCTGCCCCGCAGCCACCCCTCCGCGAAGAGATGGCCCGCGACAAACCCTAG
- the lspA gene encoding signal peptidase II: MSSLNKTTYETTAPAVEPVHRDQRGLTLAIAAAVVLLDRITKHIVARQLPNGQAHTVIPGIFRITDVHNTGAAFSMFAESASPTTVRNILIAFSVLAVIVLLGMLWRAGRVLSLSSIALALILGGAFGNLYDRVRYSYVVDFLEVHIGSYHWPDFNVADSCIVIGACLLLIEIFRPQPSDS, from the coding sequence ATGTCCTCACTCAACAAGACGACCTACGAAACCACAGCTCCGGCCGTTGAGCCCGTCCATCGCGATCAACGCGGCCTCACGCTCGCCATCGCCGCCGCAGTCGTCCTCCTCGACCGCATCACCAAACACATCGTCGCCCGTCAACTCCCCAACGGCCAGGCCCACACCGTCATCCCCGGCATCTTCCGCATCACCGACGTGCACAACACCGGCGCCGCCTTCAGCATGTTCGCCGAATCCGCCTCGCCCACCACCGTGCGCAACATCCTCATCGCCTTCTCCGTCCTCGCAGTCATCGTCCTTCTCGGAATGCTCTGGCGAGCAGGGCGCGTCCTCTCGCTCAGCTCCATAGCCCTCGCGCTCATCCTCGGAGGAGCCTTCGGAAATCTCTACGACCGCGTCCGCTACAGCTACGTCGTCGACTTCCTCGAGGTCCACATCGGCAGCTACCACTGGCCCGACTTCAACGTAGCCGACAGCTGCATCGTCATCGGAGCCTGCCTCCTCCTCATCGAAATCTTTCGCCCCCAACCATCTGACTCATAA
- the ileS gene encoding isoleucine--tRNA ligase codes for MKANLPQNEPARLQAWQQGDLYGQIRTARAGQPKYILHDGPPYANGAIHLGHALNKCIKDFVVKTKTMAGFDAPYVPGWDCHGLPIEIKVDEQLGRKKLEMDPIAVRRACREYAQKYVDLQRSQFERIGVFGRWNDPYLTMSFGYEASIVETFYDFFEKKFVYKGLKPVYWCIHDRTALAEAEVEYDQHTSPSVYVRYKLTSDPAVINAALAGKDVYTIIWTTTPWTLPASQAVAFNPHLEYVALACEGGTYLIAQALMSSVIAHCHLMSAKNATEPASQADILAVFTGNHLEHATFQHPFLDRSILGVTADYVTAEQGTGAVHTSPAHGVDDFYTGQRYKLPEIQYVDNAGRQRHTGTNGGGGVAQPYEDLTVFKSNPVIIELLKEKGTLLSDTTFEHSYPHCWRCHNPVIVRATEQWFIGMETPMITDEGTVTTFRQRALDEIKQVVWDPAWGEERISNMIATRPDWCISRQRIWGVPIAVFLCDKCGEPLNEPSINKSIVDLFKKEGADAWYKHEPAALLPAGTACAGCGHKEFRKEMDILDVWFESGSSWHAVLDLEPELHSPADLYTEGGDQHRGWFHSSLLTSVAVRNHAPYKMVATSGWTLDEQGRAFSKSLGNGVDPVDIAKRLGGEIIRLWVASVDFREDVAASENLMQRVSDNYRKLRNTLRFLLGNIHDFNPATDAIAFANLQPLDQYILARTAELDAKIRAAYDSFEFHRAYHALNEYVNTDLSALYLDVLKDRLYTFAPNHPGRRSAQTALWRIAETLTRLIAPILSFTADEVWALLPKVENRESSVHLAHFPAMSEIIPVTTRKLEEDFDHLLTLRDEVLKVLEEERTAKTISNKPSETQIVLGWLNTLAEQPNPVFEQYKSILPELFGVAQVEISNAIITEGTVEKGAFYVQAKPAAGSKCERCWRFTEDVGHEANYPTVCLRCAEALEAIHFPPYDAPPSNTTESQA; via the coding sequence ATGAAGGCCAATCTGCCCCAGAACGAACCAGCCCGCCTCCAAGCGTGGCAGCAAGGTGACTTATACGGCCAGATCCGCACCGCCCGCGCCGGCCAGCCCAAGTACATCCTCCACGACGGCCCTCCCTACGCCAACGGAGCCATCCACCTCGGCCACGCCCTCAACAAGTGCATCAAGGACTTCGTCGTCAAAACCAAGACCATGGCTGGCTTCGACGCCCCCTACGTCCCCGGCTGGGACTGCCACGGCCTCCCCATCGAGATCAAAGTCGACGAGCAGCTAGGCCGCAAAAAACTCGAGATGGACCCCATCGCCGTCCGCCGCGCCTGCCGCGAGTACGCGCAGAAGTACGTCGACCTCCAGCGCTCCCAGTTCGAGCGCATCGGCGTCTTCGGCCGCTGGAACGATCCCTACCTCACCATGAGCTTCGGCTACGAGGCCAGCATCGTCGAGACCTTCTACGACTTCTTCGAAAAAAAGTTCGTCTACAAGGGCCTCAAGCCCGTCTACTGGTGCATCCACGACCGCACCGCGCTCGCCGAAGCCGAGGTCGAATACGACCAGCACACCTCGCCCAGCGTCTACGTCCGCTATAAACTCACAAGCGATCCAGCTGTTATCAACGCTGCTCTCGCCGGTAAAGATGTTTACACCATCATCTGGACCACCACCCCGTGGACCCTCCCCGCATCGCAGGCCGTAGCCTTCAACCCGCATCTCGAGTACGTCGCCCTCGCCTGCGAAGGCGGCACCTACCTCATCGCTCAGGCGCTCATGTCCTCGGTCATCGCTCATTGCCATCTCATGAGCGCAAAGAACGCCACTGAGCCCGCATCCCAGGCCGACATCCTCGCAGTCTTCACCGGCAATCATCTGGAGCACGCCACCTTCCAGCACCCGTTCCTCGATCGCAGCATCCTGGGCGTCACCGCGGACTACGTCACCGCCGAGCAAGGCACCGGAGCCGTCCACACCTCACCCGCCCACGGCGTCGACGACTTCTACACCGGCCAGCGCTACAAGCTCCCCGAGATCCAGTACGTCGACAACGCCGGCCGCCAGCGCCACACCGGCACCAACGGCGGAGGCGGAGTTGCCCAACCCTACGAAGACCTCACCGTCTTCAAATCCAATCCCGTCATCATCGAACTCCTCAAAGAAAAAGGCACACTCCTCAGCGACACCACCTTCGAGCACTCTTACCCGCACTGCTGGCGCTGCCACAACCCCGTCATCGTTCGCGCCACCGAGCAGTGGTTCATCGGCATGGAAACGCCAATGATCACCGACGAAGGCACCGTCACCACCTTCCGCCAGCGCGCCCTCGACGAGATCAAGCAGGTTGTCTGGGACCCCGCCTGGGGCGAAGAGCGCATCTCCAACATGATCGCCACCCGGCCCGACTGGTGCATCTCCCGTCAGCGCATCTGGGGCGTTCCCATCGCCGTCTTCCTCTGCGACAAGTGCGGCGAGCCCCTCAACGAACCCTCCATCAACAAGAGCATCGTCGACCTCTTCAAAAAAGAGGGTGCAGACGCCTGGTACAAACACGAACCCGCCGCCCTGCTCCCCGCAGGAACCGCCTGCGCAGGCTGCGGCCACAAAGAGTTTCGCAAAGAGATGGATATCCTCGATGTCTGGTTCGAATCCGGCTCCAGCTGGCACGCCGTCCTCGACCTCGAACCCGAGCTCCACTCCCCAGCCGATCTCTACACCGAAGGCGGCGACCAGCACCGCGGCTGGTTTCACTCTTCCCTCCTCACCTCGGTAGCCGTCCGCAACCACGCTCCCTACAAGATGGTCGCGACCTCTGGCTGGACCCTCGACGAACAAGGCCGTGCCTTTTCGAAGAGCCTGGGAAATGGAGTGGACCCTGTCGACATCGCCAAACGTCTAGGCGGCGAGATCATCCGTCTCTGGGTGGCCTCCGTCGACTTCCGCGAAGACGTAGCCGCCAGCGAAAACCTCATGCAGCGCGTCAGCGACAACTACCGCAAGCTGCGCAACACCCTGCGCTTCCTCCTCGGCAACATCCACGACTTCAATCCCGCGACCGATGCCATCGCCTTCGCCAACCTACAGCCGCTAGACCAATACATCCTAGCCCGCACCGCCGAGCTCGACGCCAAGATCCGCGCCGCCTACGACAGCTTCGAGTTCCACCGCGCCTACCACGCCCTCAACGAGTACGTGAACACCGACCTCAGCGCGCTCTACCTCGACGTCCTCAAAGATCGTCTCTACACCTTCGCGCCCAACCATCCCGGCCGCCGTAGCGCGCAGACCGCTCTCTGGCGCATCGCCGAAACCCTCACCCGCCTCATCGCCCCAATTCTCAGCTTCACAGCCGACGAGGTCTGGGCACTCCTGCCCAAGGTAGAAAACCGCGAATCAAGTGTCCACCTCGCCCACTTCCCCGCCATGTCCGAGATCATCCCTGTCACCACCCGCAAACTCGAAGAAGACTTCGACCACCTCCTCACCCTGCGCGACGAGGTCCTCAAGGTCCTCGAAGAGGAGCGCACCGCCAAGACCATCAGCAACAAACCCTCCGAGACCCAGATCGTCCTCGGCTGGCTCAACACCCTCGCCGAGCAGCCCAACCCCGTCTTCGAGCAGTACAAATCCATCCTGCCCGAGCTCTTCGGCGTAGCTCAGGTCGAGATCTCAAACGCCATCATCACCGAAGGCACCGTAGAAAAGGGAGCCTTCTACGTTCAGGCCAAACCCGCTGCAGGCTCGAAGTGCGAACGATGCTGGCGCTTCACCGAAGACGTAGGCCACGAAGCAAACTACCCAACCGTCTGCCTCCGCTGCGCCGAAGCCCTCGAAGCCATCCACTTCCCACCCTACGACGCACCACCCAGCAACACCACGGAGTCGCAAGCCTGA
- a CDS encoding DUF4760 domain-containing protein, translating to MRKKRAATANAIQQAELILKLYELRREAVMREARSYVGGDFLPASASELIQIVSAGDRHSSFVLQVYGYWEMVAAFVRSGALDAELLYNTCPEMYFQYAKIQPHLAQFREEMDMPEFLISIEQLIEGSHAGRRRLEAMQKNLAAIAEARSRSASKPQTTSKPTSKPTSKPRRKR from the coding sequence ATGAGAAAAAAGAGAGCAGCTACCGCCAACGCAATTCAGCAGGCTGAACTGATTCTGAAACTGTATGAACTCCGGCGGGAGGCGGTCATGCGCGAAGCGCGCTCCTACGTAGGCGGCGATTTTCTACCCGCATCCGCCAGCGAACTTATCCAGATTGTCAGTGCAGGGGACAGGCACAGTAGTTTCGTTCTTCAAGTCTACGGATACTGGGAGATGGTCGCCGCCTTTGTAAGAAGCGGTGCCCTCGACGCAGAGTTGCTCTACAACACCTGTCCCGAGATGTACTTCCAATACGCCAAAATTCAGCCCCATCTGGCTCAGTTTCGCGAAGAGATGGACATGCCCGAGTTCCTGATCAGCATCGAACAGCTTATAGAAGGATCACATGCGGGCCGCAGGCGTCTCGAAGCCATGCAAAAGAATCTGGCCGCCATCGCCGAGGCACGAAGTCGCTCTGCCTCAAAGCCCCAAACAACGTCAAAGCCAACCTCAAAGCCAACGTCAAAGCCACGGAGAAAAAGATAG
- the uvrA gene encoding excinuclease ABC subunit UvrA: MNDQITIRGARTHNLKGIDVDIPHNALTVVSGVSGSGKSSLAFDTVYAEGQRRYVESLSAYARQFLERIEKPDVDFMDGLAPAIAIKQKNQTRNPRSTVATATEIYDYLRLLYARCGTVTCLHCGGIVKHDTVDEIITTLFALPEGTRTYVLFPILRAEIKLEPMQIATTAEPEAEAPKPKKTAVKKSSKAAKSTAPETLNLTDSLKERLTELRRRGYNRLYQSGKIVEFSTPESLLELDFTQPIFALIDRLSISPESRARIVDAIETGYRESGEVQFHTVPRDGEIEAQKYRFSAAFECTTCHRAYREPEPRLFSFNNPYGACPRCQGFGNTIDFDPNLIIPDKSKTLDEGAIAPWTTTKYRPHHGEMKRAAKAAGIPTDVPWYDLTPTQQAFIEDGNGTFPGIRGFFAALEHKKYKLHVRVFLSKYRGYALCPDCRGQRLRAEARAVLINNQNICETSALTITGAQQFFDNLQLTPAQLEVAGKILEEVRQRVHFLHQVGLDYLTLDRLSSTLSGGEAQRIQLATSLGSRLVGALYVLDEPSIGLHTRDTAKLISIMKDLRDLGNTILVVEHDPDVIRAADHLLDLGPGAGELGGQLLAEGTVAEVTANPNSITGKYLSGRATIPIPKHRREPGREHLKLTGARIHNLRGVDIDIPLGLLCCVTGVSGSGKSTIVHQVLYRALMQALGQTEGADPAHLYRELTGTHHLNDVILVDQSPIGRTPRSNPVTYIKAFDDIRALFAAQPDAKRKGFGPGHFSFNVPGGRCDVCEGDGTVTVEMQFLADIELPCEECNGTRYKSSILDIRYKGKNIHDVLNMTVKEALVYFAGHPKIVDKLYVLDEVGLGYVRLGQSATTLSGGEAQRVKLASHLATARSITNRSANDTAAKARSRTLYILDEPTTGLHFDDVAKLLAAFRKLIEGGGSLLVIEHNLDVIKSADWVIDMGPEGGSGGGQIVATGTPEEIAANPASHTGHWLAPVLNLAAPKAEPELQVTA, encoded by the coding sequence ATGAATGACCAGATCACAATCCGCGGCGCCCGCACCCACAACCTCAAGGGCATCGACGTCGACATCCCGCACAACGCCCTCACCGTCGTCTCGGGCGTCAGCGGCTCCGGCAAATCCTCCCTCGCCTTCGATACCGTCTACGCCGAAGGCCAGCGCCGCTACGTCGAATCCCTCTCCGCCTACGCCCGTCAGTTCCTCGAGCGCATCGAAAAGCCCGACGTCGACTTCATGGACGGCCTCGCCCCCGCCATCGCCATCAAGCAGAAAAATCAAACCCGCAACCCCCGCTCCACCGTAGCCACCGCAACCGAGATCTACGACTACCTCCGCCTCCTCTACGCCCGCTGCGGCACCGTCACCTGCCTGCACTGCGGCGGCATCGTCAAGCACGACACCGTAGACGAGATCATCACCACCCTCTTCGCTCTGCCCGAAGGCACACGCACCTACGTCCTCTTCCCCATCCTCCGCGCCGAGATCAAACTCGAGCCCATGCAGATCGCAACCACCGCAGAGCCCGAAGCCGAAGCTCCAAAGCCAAAGAAGACCGCCGTAAAGAAATCTTCGAAAGCCGCAAAGTCAACAGCGCCCGAAACGCTCAACCTCACCGACAGCCTCAAAGAACGCCTCACCGAACTCCGACGCCGCGGCTACAACCGCCTCTACCAATCGGGAAAAATCGTAGAGTTCTCCACCCCCGAATCCCTCCTCGAACTCGACTTCACTCAACCCATCTTCGCCCTCATCGACCGCCTCTCCATCAGCCCCGAGAGCCGCGCCCGCATCGTCGACGCCATCGAAACCGGCTACCGCGAATCCGGCGAAGTCCAGTTCCATACCGTCCCACGCGACGGCGAAATCGAAGCGCAGAAGTACCGCTTCTCCGCAGCCTTCGAGTGCACCACCTGCCACCGCGCCTACCGCGAACCCGAACCACGCCTCTTCTCCTTCAACAACCCATACGGCGCATGCCCCCGCTGCCAGGGCTTCGGCAACACCATTGACTTCGACCCCAACCTCATCATCCCCGACAAGTCGAAGACCCTCGACGAGGGCGCCATCGCCCCCTGGACCACCACCAAATACCGCCCCCACCACGGCGAGATGAAGCGCGCCGCCAAAGCCGCAGGCATCCCCACCGACGTCCCCTGGTACGATCTCACTCCCACGCAACAAGCCTTCATCGAAGACGGCAACGGCACCTTCCCCGGTATCCGAGGCTTCTTCGCCGCCCTCGAACACAAAAAATACAAGCTCCACGTCCGCGTCTTCCTCTCCAAATACCGCGGCTACGCCCTCTGCCCCGACTGCCGTGGCCAGCGCCTCCGCGCCGAAGCCCGCGCCGTCCTCATCAACAATCAAAACATCTGCGAGACCTCCGCCCTCACCATCACCGGCGCCCAGCAGTTCTTCGATAATTTGCAACTCACACCAGCACAATTAGAAGTCGCCGGCAAAATCCTCGAAGAGGTCCGCCAGCGCGTCCACTTCCTCCACCAGGTAGGCCTCGACTACCTCACCCTCGACCGCCTCAGCTCCACCCTCTCCGGCGGCGAAGCCCAGCGCATCCAACTTGCAACCTCACTAGGCTCCCGTCTCGTCGGTGCCCTCTACGTCCTCGACGAGCCGAGCATCGGCCTCCACACCCGGGACACCGCCAAGCTCATCAGCATCATGAAAGACCTCCGCGACCTCGGCAACACCATCCTTGTCGTCGAGCACGACCCCGACGTCATCCGCGCCGCCGACCACCTCCTCGACCTCGGCCCGGGCGCAGGCGAACTAGGCGGCCAACTCCTCGCCGAAGGCACCGTCGCCGAGGTCACCGCCAACCCCAACTCCATCACCGGCAAATACCTCTCCGGCCGCGCCACCATCCCCATCCCCAAGCACCGCCGCGAACCTGGCCGCGAGCACCTCAAACTCACCGGAGCCCGCATTCACAACCTCCGCGGCGTCGACATCGACATCCCCCTCGGCCTTCTTTGCTGCGTCACCGGCGTCAGCGGCTCCGGCAAATCCACAATCGTCCACCAGGTCCTCTACCGTGCGCTCATGCAGGCTCTCGGCCAGACCGAAGGCGCAGACCCCGCGCACCTCTACCGCGAACTCACCGGCACCCACCACCTCAACGACGTCATCCTCGTCGACCAGTCCCCCATCGGCCGCACCCCGCGATCCAATCCAGTTACATATATCAAAGCCTTCGACGACATTCGCGCCCTCTTCGCCGCGCAGCCCGACGCCAAGCGCAAAGGCTTCGGCCCCGGACACTTCTCCTTCAACGTCCCCGGCGGCCGCTGCGACGTCTGCGAAGGCGACGGCACCGTCACCGTCGAGATGCAGTTCCTCGCCGATATCGAGCTCCCCTGCGAAGAATGTAACGGAACACGCTACAAATCCTCTATCCTCGACATCCGCTACAAGGGCAAGAACATCCACGACGTCCTCAACATGACCGTCAAGGAAGCTCTCGTCTACTTTGCCGGCCACCCCAAGATCGTCGACAAGCTCTACGTCCTCGACGAGGTCGGCCTCGGCTACGTCCGTCTCGGCCAATCCGCCACCACCCTCTCCGGCGGCGAAGCCCAGCGCGTCAAACTCGCATCGCACCTCGCCACCGCTCGCTCCATCACCAACCGCAGCGCCAACGACACCGCCGCCAAGGCCCGCAGCCGAACCCTCTACATCCTCGACGAGCCCACCACCGGTCTCCACTTCGACGACGTAGCCAAGCTCCTCGCAGCCTTCCGTAAGCTCATCGAAGGCGGCGGCTCCCTCCTCGTCATCGAGCACAATCTCGACGTCATCAAGTCCGCCGACTGGGTCATCGACATGGGCCCCGAAGGCGGCAGCGGCGGAGGCCAGATCGTAGCCACCGGCACCCCCGAAGAGATCGCCGCCAACCCCGCATCCCACACCGGCCACTGGCTCGCCCCCGTTCTCAACCTCGCCGCCCCGAAGGCCGAACCAGAACTCCAGGTCACCGCTTAG
- a CDS encoding M48 family metalloprotease has product MLGHYDAAHNTIVVSRVFDRPDTPRCAIEYLLYHEMLHLKHPVRVKAGRRCVHSREFQAEERLFPELEAAKAYLKRL; this is encoded by the coding sequence ATGCTCGGCCACTACGACGCCGCCCACAACACCATCGTCGTCAGCCGCGTCTTCGACCGTCCCGACACCCCCCGCTGTGCCATCGAGTACCTCCTCTACCACGAGATGCTCCACCTCAAGCATCCCGTCCGCGTCAAAGCCGGCCGCCGCTGCGTCCACTCCCGCGAGTTCCAGGCCGAAGAGCGCCTCTTCCCCGAGCTAGAAGCCGCCAAAGCCTACCTCAAGCGCCTCTAA